The proteins below are encoded in one region of Planctopirus limnophila DSM 3776:
- a CDS encoding biotin/lipoyl-containing protein: MDSELAVKTIVAPDWSTSEPMILFAWLVEVGDVVAVGDRVAEIGIQGVSRDFECPARGVVKQRLVNAGSSISAGDVLLSLSLNEDLHDSSRPVSD, from the coding sequence GTGGATTCGGAACTTGCGGTCAAGACAATTGTCGCACCCGACTGGTCAACCAGTGAGCCGATGATTCTGTTTGCATGGCTGGTCGAAGTGGGAGATGTCGTCGCTGTTGGAGACCGGGTGGCTGAAATTGGCATTCAGGGAGTGAGCCGTGATTTTGAATGCCCTGCCCGTGGTGTCGTCAAACAGCGGCTGGTTAATGCGGGGAGCAGTATTTCCGCCGGAGACGTTCTTTTGAGCCTCTCCTTAAATGAAGACCTGCATGATTCATCCCGTCCCGTATCAGATTGA
- a CDS encoding DNA polymerase III subunit: MSVWSEVRGQSMAIEQLRKAVERGRLAHGYLFVGPQGVGKRLVAQKFAQAILCKERKPHELEACGTCTSCRPFLAGNHPDFQVVECPEGKREIPIDLLVGSKENRGQEGLCHGLSLKPLSGSRKIAIIDDAHLLNDAGANAILKTLEEPPELAVLILVASTLETVLPTIRSRCHLVRFQQLGYEDIEALLSAEGSIETGMVKEVSQMCDGSLSMAKEMLDPALWELRKTLRKTLCERRIPGQKTAQMIFSYLESHSSETSAQRESIQHIFRFVIDDLRRVIQVVCGAETREQNHSLVRDSHNEIVQMAKSLSPDPETIECFAKMCDRVMEASGQVLQNVNLSLCLEACFDDVSRMRANLANTGVN, from the coding sequence ATGTCGGTCTGGAGTGAAGTTCGCGGGCAGTCGATGGCTATCGAGCAGTTACGAAAAGCGGTCGAGCGGGGCCGATTGGCCCATGGATATTTATTTGTGGGACCCCAGGGAGTCGGGAAGCGGCTTGTGGCTCAGAAGTTCGCCCAGGCCATCTTATGCAAAGAGCGTAAGCCTCATGAGCTTGAGGCATGCGGCACTTGTACAAGCTGCCGGCCGTTTCTGGCCGGAAATCATCCCGATTTTCAAGTCGTGGAATGTCCGGAAGGAAAGCGGGAGATTCCCATCGATCTGCTGGTGGGGTCTAAGGAGAATCGCGGGCAGGAGGGGCTTTGCCATGGTCTCTCACTGAAGCCACTGAGTGGCAGCCGCAAGATCGCGATTATCGACGACGCGCATTTGCTCAATGATGCCGGTGCGAATGCGATTCTCAAGACATTGGAAGAACCACCCGAACTCGCTGTTTTGATTCTGGTGGCATCGACACTCGAAACCGTCTTGCCCACCATTCGCTCGCGTTGTCATCTGGTGAGGTTTCAGCAGCTCGGCTACGAGGATATTGAGGCCCTGTTAAGTGCCGAGGGATCGATTGAAACCGGGATGGTGAAGGAAGTCAGCCAGATGTGTGATGGCAGTCTTTCCATGGCGAAGGAAATGCTGGATCCAGCACTTTGGGAGCTGCGAAAAACTCTGCGAAAAACACTTTGCGAGCGGCGAATTCCTGGGCAGAAAACGGCTCAGATGATCTTCAGTTATCTTGAAAGCCACTCATCGGAAACATCCGCTCAGCGGGAGTCGATTCAGCATATCTTCCGATTTGTGATCGATGATCTCAGGCGGGTCATCCAGGTGGTTTGTGGTGCCGAGACTCGCGAGCAAAATCACTCGCTCGTTCGAGATTCACATAACGAGATCGTTCAGATGGCAAAGTCACTTTCGCCAGATCCTGAAACGATCGAGTGCTTCGCGAAAATGTGCGACCGGGTGATGGAGGCGAGTGGCCAGGTGTTGCAGAATGTGAACCTTTCGCTATGTCTCGAAGCCTGTTTCGACGATGTTTCAAGGATGCGTGCGAATCTGGCGAACACAGGCGTCAATTGA
- a CDS encoding SDR family NAD(P)-dependent oxidoreductase encodes MPRLADMNDRWALVTGASSGIGAEFARQLAARGMHLILVARRTEMMQGLAAELDRLHGTKTEILSIDLTLADAVQQIADKVSAAGIEVDLLVNCAGFGMVGEILETDFDRVRQMLRLNIEALAALTYQFLPGMIRRNRGAVVNVASIAAFQPVAYMGAYAASKAFVLHFTEALHAELSDTGVVAMAVCPGVTQTDFFDVAGATGWLQKHSSQTPEEVVRQALKSLDRGRQYVVTGWRNYLLTCLVRIATRWRVVNESKRFFRPRRSNKSKS; translated from the coding sequence GTGCCGCGACTGGCAGACATGAATGATCGCTGGGCCCTGGTCACTGGTGCATCGTCCGGCATTGGTGCTGAGTTCGCACGTCAATTGGCTGCCCGGGGGATGCATCTGATTCTGGTGGCACGCCGCACGGAGATGATGCAGGGGCTGGCTGCGGAACTCGATCGATTGCATGGAACCAAAACCGAAATTCTTTCGATTGATCTGACGTTGGCTGATGCGGTTCAACAGATTGCTGACAAAGTTTCTGCTGCCGGGATCGAGGTCGATTTGCTGGTGAACTGTGCTGGTTTTGGCATGGTAGGCGAAATTCTGGAGACAGACTTTGACCGTGTGCGTCAAATGTTACGTCTGAACATCGAGGCCTTAGCAGCTTTGACGTACCAGTTTCTGCCAGGGATGATTCGCCGAAATCGTGGTGCCGTTGTCAACGTGGCTTCGATTGCTGCTTTCCAACCAGTGGCTTACATGGGAGCTTACGCTGCGAGCAAGGCGTTTGTGCTACATTTTACTGAGGCCTTACATGCCGAGCTTTCGGATACCGGTGTGGTCGCGATGGCTGTCTGTCCGGGAGTGACCCAGACCGATTTTTTCGATGTGGCTGGTGCCACGGGCTGGCTGCAGAAACATTCGTCGCAAACACCTGAGGAAGTTGTCCGTCAGGCCCTGAAATCGCTGGATCGTGGTCGTCAGTATGTGGTTACCGGCTGGCGGAACTATCTTTTGACGTGCCTGGTACGGATCGCGACTCGCTGGCGTGTGGTCAATGAATCCAAACGGTTCTTCCGCCCCAGACGTTCGAATAAGTCCAAGAGCTGA
- a CDS encoding NAD(P)H-dependent glycerol-3-phosphate dehydrogenase yields MTTRLTILGGGAMGTACAMLLAEQPHQQVSIWVRDQDQAVEIQSTRENRRFLPGCKLNDNIFITSDINVAIHNCDYLVLAIPCQFLRQSLQLVRNSLPESVPVISVIKGVENGTFQRPSQIVTDILGPRSVAILSGPSHAEELAHRLPATVVASSEDLELACRVQQMFSTERFRIYTNADTLGVEYAGALKNVIAIACGICDGLGFGDNAKSALMTRGLVEMQRFGVYFGANPMTFTGLAGMGDLITTCVSPYGRNRKVGFRLGMGESIDDILHSMEGVAEGVATSKSVAEIALRHQLDLPIMQQVYEVLFCGKTPQKATMALLERPPRSESAEIAAIVEATPAL; encoded by the coding sequence ATGACCACTCGATTGACCATTCTCGGCGGCGGTGCCATGGGAACGGCCTGTGCCATGCTCCTGGCAGAACAACCGCATCAGCAGGTCTCGATCTGGGTTCGGGATCAGGATCAGGCGGTGGAAATTCAATCCACGCGAGAAAATCGACGTTTCCTGCCGGGCTGCAAACTGAACGACAACATTTTCATCACGTCTGACATCAATGTCGCCATCCATAACTGCGACTACCTTGTCCTCGCCATTCCCTGCCAGTTTTTAAGACAGTCACTTCAACTGGTACGAAACTCGCTTCCCGAATCTGTGCCTGTGATCAGTGTGATCAAAGGGGTCGAGAATGGCACCTTCCAGCGTCCCAGCCAGATCGTGACGGATATTCTCGGGCCACGATCTGTCGCGATTCTCAGTGGCCCCAGTCATGCCGAAGAGTTGGCCCATCGCTTACCAGCAACTGTCGTCGCTTCCAGTGAGGATCTCGAACTGGCCTGCCGTGTGCAGCAGATGTTCTCGACCGAACGATTTCGCATTTACACCAATGCCGACACACTCGGTGTCGAGTATGCCGGTGCCCTCAAGAACGTCATTGCCATTGCCTGTGGGATCTGCGATGGATTGGGATTTGGAGACAATGCCAAATCCGCCCTGATGACCCGCGGCCTCGTCGAGATGCAGAGGTTTGGTGTCTACTTTGGTGCCAACCCGATGACATTTACCGGTCTGGCCGGCATGGGGGATTTGATCACGACCTGTGTCAGCCCTTATGGACGAAACCGTAAGGTGGGCTTTCGTTTGGGAATGGGCGAATCCATCGACGATATTCTGCATTCCATGGAGGGTGTTGCCGAAGGAGTAGCCACGTCGAAAAGTGTGGCCGAGATTGCACTTCGGCATCAACTCGACCTGCCGATCATGCAACAGGTCTACGAAGTCCTTTTCTGCGGCAAAACACCGCAAAAAGCGACGATGGCACTTCTCGAACGGCCCCCACGTTCGGAATCAGCCGAAATCGCAGCCATTGTCGAAGCCACGCCAGCACTTTGA
- a CDS encoding tagaturonate epimerase family protein, with protein MSAQCLGLSPSFGFGDRTGLATPGHIAAVNASSSGILPIFAQQSIREMARTGRTATQVMEDAFRAVRNAHYEGPVGADADHLKTEADVEVTAEAGFVFFTIDPSAEVDQKADNYSFDELKYRFHDVRELSPWVETYLGRTISLSTGSTIEMTEPVLYRAAVKYGRAIQLAIRLGQYIQQVQDRAGRPCEIELSVDETDQPTTTAEHFIIAQQLLNAGIRLVSLAPRFIGEFEKGVDFKGDISTFERSLADHAAIAKVVGPYKLSLHSGSDKLTVYRQLAAYTGGMFHVKTAGTSYLEALRVVATVAPGEFRGMIDFARERYLTDKATYHVSATLEAVPPPHEVSSDDQLRQLYLQDWSSVLPGQGFTAPGRQILHCTFGSTLQHPHWGAVLMQILREHPAVYADILKTHFMMHLAALKAGL; from the coding sequence ATGAGTGCTCAATGTCTTGGTCTTTCGCCCAGTTTTGGATTTGGTGATCGCACGGGTTTGGCGACGCCTGGGCATATTGCTGCTGTCAACGCGAGTTCATCGGGAATTCTTCCCATCTTCGCCCAGCAGTCGATCCGGGAAATGGCACGCACAGGTCGAACGGCGACACAGGTCATGGAAGATGCCTTCCGGGCGGTTCGAAACGCCCATTACGAAGGCCCTGTCGGGGCTGATGCTGATCATTTGAAAACCGAGGCTGATGTTGAAGTCACTGCGGAAGCCGGGTTCGTCTTTTTTACGATTGATCCATCGGCAGAAGTCGATCAGAAAGCCGATAACTACTCCTTCGACGAACTGAAGTATCGCTTTCACGATGTCCGTGAGCTTTCCCCATGGGTCGAGACCTACCTGGGGAGGACAATCTCGCTATCAACTGGTTCGACAATCGAAATGACTGAGCCTGTGCTTTATCGCGCTGCGGTCAAGTACGGTCGTGCCATTCAACTCGCAATTCGTCTGGGGCAATACATTCAACAGGTTCAAGACCGCGCGGGCCGACCATGTGAGATCGAACTGAGTGTCGATGAAACCGATCAGCCCACCACGACAGCCGAACATTTCATCATTGCCCAGCAACTCCTGAATGCTGGTATCCGGCTGGTGAGCCTGGCACCGCGTTTCATTGGAGAATTCGAAAAAGGGGTGGATTTTAAGGGTGACATTTCCACCTTTGAACGATCATTGGCTGATCATGCAGCGATTGCCAAGGTTGTGGGCCCTTATAAGCTGAGCCTGCATTCCGGCTCTGACAAGTTGACAGTCTACCGACAACTGGCGGCATACACCGGTGGCATGTTCCATGTCAAAACCGCCGGAACAAGCTATCTTGAGGCGCTTAGGGTCGTGGCGACGGTCGCACCGGGAGAGTTCCGCGGCATGATCGATTTTGCACGCGAGCGGTATCTGACGGATAAAGCCACTTATCACGTTTCCGCCACACTCGAAGCCGTTCCACCTCCGCATGAAGTCAGCAGTGATGACCAGCTTCGCCAGCTCTATCTGCAGGATTGGAGCTCTGTCCTCCCTGGACAGGGCTTTACTGCACCGGGACGGCAAATCCTGCATTGCACATTTGGCAGCACCTTGCAGCATCCTCACTGGGGCGCGGTGCTCATGCAGATTTTAAGAGAACATCCAGCCGTCTATGCCGACATCCTGAAGACGCACTTCATGATGCACCTGGCGGCATTAAAAGCTGGCTTGTAA
- a CDS encoding Ldh family oxidoreductase, producing the protein MPVIAIETLSSYAQKLFLTAGVSEADASCMATSLVEANLRGHDSHGVMRVASYIEQIEQGRILPKSQLDIVKESASSIVADGNWGLGLVLAHHLVDKMIAKAASSAVVIGTLRRSSHIGRLGEYAEKFAAHGLVSMALANTHGAAQRVAPVGGKRPRLGTNPICIGVPGGAQGPFIFDIGTSATAEGKVRVKKIAGEPVPPGWILDPEGNPSTNPNDLYGNPPGTILPLGGDQAYKGFGLAFMIEMLCGGMSGGQCAYPNPPAPIGNCGWFMAISPEFFAGTDHLLQEVQQLEQYVRSVPKIDESKEIYLPGDPERSTLNSRQAKGIPLDEGNWKALVALGDRLGVAAPALAS; encoded by the coding sequence GTGCCAGTGATTGCTATTGAAACCCTCTCCTCTTACGCACAAAAACTCTTTCTGACAGCGGGAGTCTCCGAAGCGGATGCCAGTTGCATGGCCACCAGTCTCGTGGAGGCCAACCTGCGAGGACACGATTCGCACGGTGTGATGCGGGTCGCTTCCTACATCGAACAGATCGAACAGGGCCGCATCCTCCCGAAAAGTCAACTCGACATCGTCAAAGAATCAGCCTCTTCGATTGTGGCCGACGGGAACTGGGGTCTGGGACTCGTTCTCGCCCATCATCTCGTGGACAAAATGATTGCCAAAGCCGCCTCATCGGCTGTCGTCATCGGCACTTTGCGACGTTCTTCACATATTGGTCGTCTGGGTGAATATGCCGAAAAGTTTGCGGCTCACGGCCTTGTTTCGATGGCATTGGCCAACACTCACGGTGCTGCCCAGCGCGTCGCACCGGTGGGAGGCAAGCGCCCTCGATTAGGAACAAATCCTATTTGCATTGGTGTGCCAGGAGGCGCCCAGGGCCCCTTCATTTTCGATATTGGGACCAGTGCGACAGCAGAAGGCAAAGTCCGCGTGAAGAAAATCGCTGGCGAGCCGGTTCCACCCGGCTGGATTCTCGATCCTGAAGGAAATCCCAGCACCAATCCCAACGACCTATACGGCAATCCTCCAGGGACCATCCTGCCCTTAGGCGGAGACCAGGCTTACAAAGGCTTCGGTCTCGCATTCATGATCGAAATGCTATGTGGTGGCATGTCCGGAGGACAATGTGCCTATCCCAATCCACCGGCTCCCATTGGCAACTGTGGCTGGTTCATGGCCATCTCTCCCGAATTCTTTGCCGGGACAGATCATCTGCTTCAGGAAGTACAGCAGTTGGAACAGTATGTTCGCAGCGTTCCGAAGATTGATGAATCCAAGGAAATTTACCTTCCTGGAGATCCTGAACGATCGACCCTCAACAGCCGGCAGGCCAAAGGTATTCCCCTCGATGAAGGGAACTGGAAGGCTCTTGTCGCACTGGGTGATCGACTCGGCGTCGCTGCACCAGCTCTTGCGTCCTGA
- the mazG gene encoding nucleoside triphosphate pyrophosphohydrolase, whose product MTAHSQASPSSNGKTVTGQALPLSQVSGETPPIEILLPEFQKFVETIARLRAPDGCPWDREQTLKSVCKHTLEETYELIEAIEHDDNIAIVEELGDVLLQVILDAQIGRDEQRFDLIDVIRGVTAKMIHRHPHVFGNESASTANDVKVHWENAKQQEKQRESILDGLPREMPALARAARLSEKAARAGYDFPQREMLFSKLNEEIEELQVELFPAGIPEFPPATVEAEVMPDRSIEHAEARERVQSELGDVLFVLANIARRWHINPEEALRSSNQKFERRFRAIETAVQARGKKMSETSLKEMEEIYQQVKRQEKTETHG is encoded by the coding sequence ATGACTGCTCATTCGCAAGCTTCACCATCATCGAATGGGAAAACGGTCACTGGTCAAGCACTTCCTTTAAGTCAGGTCTCAGGAGAAACTCCTCCCATTGAGATCCTGCTGCCCGAGTTCCAGAAGTTTGTGGAAACGATTGCCCGCCTGCGTGCTCCTGATGGCTGCCCGTGGGATCGTGAACAGACGTTAAAATCGGTCTGCAAACATACGCTGGAAGAAACTTACGAACTCATCGAAGCCATTGAGCATGACGACAACATCGCGATTGTCGAAGAGTTGGGCGATGTCCTGCTTCAAGTGATCCTTGATGCTCAGATCGGCCGCGATGAACAGCGTTTCGATCTCATCGATGTGATTCGCGGCGTGACCGCCAAGATGATTCACCGCCATCCGCACGTCTTCGGTAACGAATCAGCGAGCACGGCAAATGATGTCAAAGTTCATTGGGAGAACGCCAAACAGCAGGAAAAACAGCGGGAATCGATTCTCGATGGCCTTCCAAGAGAAATGCCCGCACTCGCCCGTGCAGCGCGGCTTTCCGAGAAAGCCGCCAGAGCGGGCTACGATTTTCCTCAGCGTGAAATGCTCTTCAGCAAACTCAACGAAGAGATTGAAGAATTGCAGGTAGAACTTTTTCCTGCTGGCATTCCTGAGTTCCCTCCGGCGACCGTCGAAGCGGAAGTCATGCCCGATCGCTCAATCGAGCATGCGGAAGCTCGCGAACGTGTTCAGAGTGAGTTAGGCGATGTGCTCTTTGTTCTCGCTAACATCGCCCGCAGATGGCACATCAATCCCGAAGAAGCTCTGCGTTCCAGCAACCAGAAATTCGAGCGCCGCTTCCGTGCGATTGAAACTGCCGTTCAAGCTCGCGGCAAAAAAATGTCTGAGACTTCGTTGAAAGAAATGGAAGAGATTTATCAGCAAGTCAAACGGCAAGAGAAAACAGAGACACACGGGTAG